CAGAAATCTGTCGGAAACGGTTGGTAAAATTTCGGACCTTACAGATGCGACCGTGGCTACCAATGACTATGCCAGAAATGTGAAAACGGCATCGGTTGCCATCAGCGATATGAACAAGTCCTATGGCGTAGCCATTACTGCCATGACCTCCATGGCTGATGCAACCAAGGATGCACAGAACTACCGTGAAAAATTCCAGGAAATCACCAAAAATATGGGCGCCCTGAATGCCGTTTATGAACTCGAATTACAGGATACTACCAAACACCTGAAAGCCATGAATGCTTTCTATGGCAACCTTACCACAGCTATGGAAAATATGGCGGATGCAACCAAAGAATCTCAGGTGTTTAAAAATGAGATGTCCAAGCTGACCACCAACATATCATCGCTGAACAATGTATATGGAAATATGCTGACAGCAATGCGTGGCAATGCCTGATCATAAATCCCTAACAAGCATATAGTAAATCCTTCGTGGTCTCCTTTTAAAATGTTTGTTATCATAA
This portion of the Dyadobacter sp. CECT 9275 genome encodes:
- the porL gene encoding type IX secretion system motor protein PorL/GldL, with product MAKDSGPSFFWDKLVPTIYSAGAAVVILGALAKIQHWDFGGPLLTAGLGTEVLIFLLYALQTLTQSTDKEPDWTRVYPELSDDYKGPAIDRSAPVVGSGITAKLDNMLDNAKLGPEVFDSLGKGFRNLSETVGKISDLTDATVATNDYARNVKTASVAISDMNKSYGVAITAMTSMADATKDAQNYREKFQEITKNMGALNAVYELELQDTTKHLKAMNAFYGNLTTAMENMADATKESQVFKNEMSKLTTNISSLNNVYGNMLTAMRGNA